A window of the Eschrichtius robustus isolate mEscRob2 chromosome 5, mEscRob2.pri, whole genome shotgun sequence genome harbors these coding sequences:
- the NEUROD1 gene encoding neurogenic differentiation factor 1, whose product MTKSYSESGLMGEPQPQGPPSWTDECLSSQDEEHETDKKEDDLEAMNAEEDSLRNGGEEEEEEEDLEEEEEEEEEDDDQKPKRRGPKKKKMTKARLERFKLRRMKANARERNRMHGLNAALDNLRKVVPCYSKTQKLSKIETLRLAKNYIWALSEILRSGKSPDLVSFVQTLCKGLSQPTTNLVAGCLQLNPRTFLPEQNQDMPPHLPTASASFPVHPYAYQSPGLPSPPYGTMDSSHVFHVKPPPHAYSAALEPFFESPLTDCTSPSFDGPLSPPLSINGNFSFKHEPSAEFEKNYAFTMHYPAATLAGAQSHGSIFSGAAAPRCEIPIDNIMSFDSHSHHERVMSAQLNAIFHD is encoded by the coding sequence ATGACCAAATCGTACAGCGAGAGTGGGCTGATGGGAGAGCCTCAGCCGCAGGGTCCTCCGAGCTGGACAGACGAGTGTCTTAGTTCTCAGGACGAGGAGCACGAGACAGACAAAAAGGAGGACGACCTCGAAGCCATGAACGCGGAAGAGGACTCGCTGAGGAacgggggagaggaggaggaagaagaggaggacctggaagaggaggaagaagaggaagaggaggacgaTGATCAAAAGCCTAAGAGACGCGGCCCCAAAAAGAAGAAGATGACCAAGGCGCGCCTGGAGCGCTTTAAGCTGAGACGCATGAAAGCTAACGCCCGGGAGCGGAACCGCATGCATGGGCTGAACGCGGCGCTGGACAACCTGCGCAAGGTAGTGCCCTGCTACTCCAAGACACAGAAGCTGTCCAAAATCGAGACACTGCGCTTGGCCAAAAACTACATCTGGGCTCTGTCGGAGATTCTGCGTTCCGGCAAAAGCCCTGACCTGGTCTCCTTTGTACAGACGCTCTGCAAGGGCTTATCCCAGCCCACCACCAACCTGGTTGCCGGCTGCCTGCAGCTCAATCCTCGGACCTTCCTGCCTGAGCAGAACCAGGACATGCCTCCGCACCTGCCGACTGCCAGCGCTTCTTTCCCTGTGCACCCCTACGCCTACCAGTCTCCGGGGCTGCCCAGCCCGCCCTACGGCACCATGGACAGCTCCCATGTCTTCCATGTCAAGCCGCCGCCGCATGCCTACAGCGCCGCGCTCGAGCCCTTCTTTGAGAGCCCTCTGACTGATTGCACCAGCCCTTCCTTTGACGGACCCCTCAGCCCGCCGCTCAGCATCAATGGCAACTTCTCTTTCAAACACGAACCGTCCGCCGAGTTTGAGAAAAATTATGCCTTTACCATGCACTATCCTGCAGCGACCCTGGCAGGGGCCCAAAGCCACGGATCAATCTTCTCGGGCGCCGCTGCCCCTCGCTGTGAGATCCCTATAGACAATATTATGTCCTTCGATAGCCATTCACATCATGAGCGAGTCATGAGTGCCCAGCTCAATGCCATCTTTCACGATTAG